The Collibacillus ludicampi region TATCGGAGGAATGGTTGCAATAACCGGAATTGCTGCAGCCGACCCAAACTTTGTTACCGCAATAAGTTTGAGATCCACTTTCAGTTTGCCATAATCGCTCGTTTCAGACACATCGATTCCTAACGCATCGGCATTCTCTTCTAACGCAGATCTCATACTGTTTGCATCAGCCGCGTTGTTGACAGTGGAAGTCAGTTTCAAGAAGTTCAAGAGCATCGCCACCACTTCCTAGCGCTGTGCGTGATTCTTCGGATGGAAGTTCATCCCGTCGCCCGCCATCAGGCCCATTCCATCACCGCCGAAGGAAGTCGCAGGTGTCAAACAGTGGAGAGAACAACTGTGGTAGCCAGGATTTTAGAGTTTGTGCACGTATGTAACCTCCATTCAAAATCGATGTCACTACCAGTCAGTATACTAAAAAAGTGAAAATAGTAGATAGGAAAACTGGTGGTTTCATTTCATTGATGTTCCAATTTACAAGCCGTATCACAAGATCTATTAGACAAAGTAAGTTTAGCAGACAAAAATAGAGCACAGAACTAATATTTTGTGAACTGTGCTCTATAATCTTCTTTTGAAACTATATTACTAATAAGCATTCTTATTAATAAACCCATTTATGACCGTTTTTATTACAATCTTCATGTCTAATCCAAATGTCCAATTTTCAATATAGTCAATATCGCACCTAATTCTCTCCTCAATCGAAGTATCCCCTCTCCAACCGTTCACTTGCGCCCAACCGGTGATTCCGGGTCGCACACGATGTTTGAGCATATACTTTGGCACATCTTCCTTAAATTGTTCCACAAAATAGGGGCGCTCCGGTCTCGGGCCAATAATACTCATATCCCCTTTCAAGACATTAAAGAATTGTGGAAGTTCATCTAAACTGGTTTTTCGCAGAAATGTCCCAAACTTCGTCTTGCGAGGGTCATTTGGAGTCGTCCAATATGTATCCGAGACAGATTCTGAACTTACCTTCATTGTTCGGAATTTATACATTTTAAAGATGCGTCGATTCTTTCCTACACGCTCTTGTACGAACAAGACAGGCCCAGGCGAAGTAAGCTTGATTCCGATGGCTATAAAGAGAAAAAGAGGAGAAAGAATGGTTAAAACCACCAAAGAAAAAACAATATCAAAAGCTCGTTTTAATCCCGCATTAAAAGCCTCATCTAATGGTATATGCCGAACATCAATCATCGGAAGTCCGCCCACTTCTTCAAAATGCGGACGAGCAGGTAGATAATTAAAGAAATCCGGGATAATCATTGTTTGAATTCCCAACTTTTCGCAGATAGCGATAATTTGCCCTAATTTATGATGAGCGTCAAGGGGCAATGCTAAAATGACTTGATCGATTAAATGATCATTTAATATAGTGCTCAAATCATCTATGGTTCCCATGACTTGTACATGATCTACATAAGAAGTCGTAGGATACAATCGGTCATCAAGGAAGCCAATCACTTCGAAGCCAAATGTACGGTGTTCCCTCATTACTTGTAATACTTTTCTTCCCAAAGGTCCTGCCCCGATAAT contains the following coding sequences:
- a CDS encoding undecaprenyl-phosphate glucose phosphotransferase; translated protein: MIRSYQALLNRILLLLDSGMTALAFFLSWYIEYQSGWFDSTDAIGGQTYTILGIVMILVFLITNTIYGLYVPQRTRRLRFEFSQIAKSSFTAVLVFMSILFFIKQIHVSRVLLVTFMILAFLFLAVERMCLRLFLRRLRSKGYNKKFVLIIGAGPLGRKVLQVMREHRTFGFEVIGFLDDRLYPTTSYVDHVQVMGTIDDLSTILNDHLIDQVILALPLDAHHKLGQIIAICEKLGIQTMIIPDFFNYLPARPHFEEVGGLPMIDVRHIPLDEAFNAGLKRAFDIVFSLVVLTILSPLFLFIAIGIKLTSPGPVLFVQERVGKNRRIFKMYKFRTMKVSSESVSDTYWTTPNDPRKTKFGTFLRKTSLDELPQFFNVLKGDMSIIGPRPERPYFVEQFKEDVPKYMLKHRVRPGITGWAQVNGWRGDTSIEERIRCDIDYIENWTFGLDMKIVIKTVINGFINKNAY